The window AAGGGAGAATGACGAATATCGCATGTTGGTTAAGACTCACCCGGCGAGGCTGCGCCCGCCACCCTCTCTTCACCTGCGGTGGAAAGAGGGTGGCGGGCGTTGAATATCAATATATTATAAAGGAAAAATAAATAATAAATTTTCAAGCCCCTCTTTCCGGCGAAGCCGAAGAGAGAGTGGCGGGCGCAGCCTCGCCGGGTGAGTCTTAGTCAGCGTTCAAAGCCAATGCTTGAGTAAATATTCAACATATCACAGGTGGGACCTAAAAAGATTACAGTATCCCTTTGGTTGGAAATTAAAAATCTTCGGCATTATTGTTTAAATCGATTTCTTTAATCGCCCCTGCAAACTCCGGTAATATTGTTTAACCGCTATACGGAAAATATCATACAACAGGGTGTATATTAAGATAATAACAGGGACAAGAAAACAATAAAAATGCAGCCAGCGAAAAATATAAGCACCGGCCAGTGCCCCGCACATAAAGAAAAAAATAATAGCCACCCGTAATTTTATTTTAGCTTTCAAGGCCGTCCTGTCTTCTGCTTTGTGCCGGAAGAACTGGGCAAGTTCAATCCCCAGGTCGGTAAATGTACCGGTAAGATGAGTGGTGCGTACAACCGAGCCCGAAACCATTGATACCAGCGCGTTTTGCAGGCCCATGGCAAACAGCAGGCTGCCGGCAAATATCTCTTTGCCTACTAAGCTATGATCATACCGGTAGCCAAACAACGCTACGCTCAAGAGTATAGTAATTTCAATTAAAATGGGGATTACATAGGAGTATTGCTGGTTTTTGCCGATGCGGGAAACAATAAAGCTTGATACAAATGCTCCGGCTAAAAAAAGGAACATCCATAAGGCAATTACCCTGGCCGTTTGCCAGTTTTGCAATGCAATTTGCTCAGCAAACAATGCCGCGTGGCCGGTTACATTGGTGGTAAGCACGCTAAACCCAAGAAACCCGGCCGCATTTACAAAACCCGCGGTAAGCCCAAGCAATGAAGCGAGCTTTACATTGTGATTATACGTTCTTTTAGTACCCAGATGTCTTAGCATTCTTTATAAAATAAGTGGTAAGTACTAAGTCTTAAGCTCGAAGCCTGAAGCCCTGAGTTTAAAATTGTAATTTTTGACTTAGAACTTAAGACTTTCGACTAATGACTATCCTAATGGCAGTTGGTTATTCCCTGTGATTGTTTGGCGGGGCTTAAATAAGGGATATCTAAACCTAATCCGCGCAGCACAAACCACAAACCTAAACAAACCATAAGGTAGGGCATGGCCATATTAATACGGCGACGAACCTGCGGGCCGATAAAACCCATGCTTACCGTAGCCAGCAACATTAACGGGAAAGTGCCTACTCCAAACCAAAACATATATTGCGCAGATGCATAGACAGAGTCGGTATTTACCGCGCCGATAAGTGCAAGATAAACAAACCCGCAGGGCAGGAAACCGTTAAGCAAACCCACTGCAAAGTGGCCAGCCTTATGTTTTAGCGCAAAACCGATAAGCTTGTTGATTGGCGCCAACATTTTGGGCATCAGCTTACTTTGACTGAACCTGACTTTAAACATACGCGAAAAGCCGGCCATGATAATTAAAATGCCGCTAATAACGGCCACGCTTTGTTGTAAACCGGCCAGCCAAAGCTGCCTGCCCAATAAGCCTATCAGCAAACCCAGCAACGTATAGGTGATAACACGGCCGGCATTGTAAACAAATTTATCAACTACCACCATCCACCATTTTGAATGAAAGGATGGTACTGCAAAAGCAAGCGGGCCGCACATACCAATACAATGCACACTGCCAAACAGGCCAATAAAAAAAGCTACCTGGTTATTACTCATTCTATATCCACCTCCTTTTCGTACAGGTACGGCTTGCGGTTGCTTTGCCACTCCAGTACAATATGCCATCGGCCTTTAACAAGCGAAGTAGCAGATACGTTGGCAACCCTGTCAAGCTCTGTGTTTATCGGGAAAGTTTTATCAAGCGCCTGGCTGGATGGCCGTATAAATTTAATGCTTCCTGTTGCGGGTGCTGTAAACGTTATATTCACCAGTTTGCCATTTACCTGGATTGCAGGCTGGGCATGGTCGGTAACAACCTGCTTTTCTTTTGCATAGTCTTTATCAAAGTTTAGCCCTTTTTCATAATAATGATGGTCATATTCATCGGCCGGCAGGGCAAACATCCGTACACACATGAATATAATAAACAGCATGAACATGGCCATGCCTGCAACTATTCCTTTTCCCCAATTCATATTTTTAATCATTTGATGGTCCCACAAACGCTGTACTTACCGTTTGAATTACTTTGTTATTTAACAAAAGGTTGATTTTTACATCCGTTTTTGCCGAGCTGATATGTGAGGCCGGGATCAATAAAAAAAACACAGTTTTAACAGATGCGCCGGCCGCGACTTTGCCCGGAGCCTGTATGTATTTAATTTTTATAGCCGGATCATCCGGTTGAATAACGATATCGCGGCTTTGGTTTGATTTATTAATAACCTCGGCATTGTAAATATTACTTACCAGGCCGCCTTTCTGTTCCTGGTACAGCATGCCTGCACTGCGCATAACCGCCAGGTCCATATCGGCCCTGCTGAAAATAAAGTAACAAAGCACGGTCATTAAAACAGCGATGATGCCGCTATAGCCCATCATTCTGCCGGTAAACGACGGCTTTTGCTGCTTGTGGATCATGTTCTCTGAGTAAAACCCTACCAGGTTTAATGGTTTATGGATTTTATCCATTACCTCGTTGCATACATCAATACAAGCGGTGCAATTAATGCACTCCATTTGTGTGCCATGCCTGATATCTATACCCGTAGGGCAAACCGATACGCATAGGCCACAGTCTACACAATCGCCTTTTGCGCTGTTATCGCTGGTTTTTGAAAGCTTTCCTCTTGGCTCTCCGCGAACCTCATCGTAGGCTACTACCAGCGTATCCCTATCTAACAGCACACCTTGCAAGCGGCCGTAGGGGCATACCACCGTGCAAACCAACTCCCGTACCTGGCTGTAAACCAGGTAAAAAACAATAGTAAAAACCCAGATACTTAAAAAGCCAACCAGGTGCAGTTCCACCGGCTCGGTGATTATTTTAAACAGCACATCGCTGCCTACAAGGTAAGCTAAAAAGGTGTTGGCTATCAGGAACGAGAATATAATAAACAGGAAATGCTTGCTGCCTTTTTTTAGTATTTTCTCCCTGTTCCAGGGGCCTGCATCTAATTTTTTTTGTTTACTGCCGTCGCCCTCAATCCAGTTTTCAATCTTTCTGAAAAACATTTCCATAAAGATGGTTTGCGGACAAATCCAGCCGCAAAAAACACGGCCGAACGCGATAGTGAACAATACCACGCAAACCACAAATACCAACGACGCTAAAACAAACAGGAAGATATCCTGGGGCCAGAAAACCTGCCCCAGGATAACAAAACGCCTCTCCATAAAATTCAGCAGCAGCAATGGCTGCCCGTTGATCCTGATAAGCGGCCCTGCAAAAAATAGCAGCAGGTAGCCATAGCTAATCCACGAGCGCCATTTATATAGTTTTCCTTTACGGATTAGCGGGTATATCCACTTGCGCTTATTCGTCTCTTTCGCTACCAGTAATCCGTCCATGGTTATTTATTTGCTGCAAGTTTATCGTCTGTATCGGTCTCTTTTGTTCCCTGCGGCTCTTTTGCGCCGGCGGGGTGAGTACCGTGTAATGATTTAACGTAGTTGGCCACATCGGCAATTTGCTTTGGCGATAATTGTTTTTCCCAGGTAGGCATACCTTTGGCAAGCACGCCGTATTTAATGGTTTTAAACAAATCGTTTATTTTGCTGCCATGCAGCCAAAAATCGTCGGTAAGGTTGGGTCCAACATTTCCCTGGGCATGATCGCCGTGACAAGCAACGCAATTGGCTTTAAATATCCCTTCGCCAGCTGCAAGTACTGCCGGATCTTTCACCAGTTTTACAGTGTTTTCATCAACCCGGTTGGCGGCTTTGCTCAGGAACGCCTTTTTTTCGATGTCGGCCTGTGCCATTTCTGTTTTATACTCGGCATATTGCAACTGCCCGGTTTTAAATACATGGTAGTTAAGCAGGTAGCCTGCTCCAAAAATAATGGTGCCATAAAAAAGATACATAAACCAGCCGGGTATTGGGTTGTCAAGCTCCTGTATGCCATCGTAATCATGCTGTATAAGGAGTTCATGTTCCTCTTCCAGGGGCCTGAGTGAAAGAAGCTTTTGCCAAACTTCTGCTTTTGGTTTCCTGGCTTTCTTTTCCTTAACAGGGTTCATTTGCTCGGCTATTTCGGCTTCTGATAATCCCTGCTGTTTAAGCATTACACGTGCTAAAACGTTAAAGGTTTTTACCAGTACCAGCATAGCTATTAAAAAAAGCAGCAACATGCCAACAACAACTCCATAAGCAATATAATTCATTACATCACCCGGAATAAGACCATCAGCCATAACGGGCTGAATAAATAATACAAATGCTGATATTAATATAATGCGTTGGTACTTCATGACTGAAAAGGTTGTTGATCTGTTAAACTATCTTCTAATGGCAAATCGCTCATATATTGAACATGTGGCTTCCTGATGCGAATGAGCATAATGGTTACTACAATAAAAAATACAAAGAATATCCCCAACGAGAACAGCAGGTATGCCTGGTTTGCGTTGATGTTTTCTGTAAATTGCTTAAACATGATGGTGATTATTTATTGGCAGTTTTGTTTGCTTTAATGTCTGTTCCTAACCGTTGCAGGTAAGCAATTAGGGCGATGATTTCCTTGTTGCTTTTAACCTTAATGTGGTCGGCATAAAGGTTGTCCCTAATTTCTTTTTCCTGTTTTTCGAGGTCCTGGTTAGCTATGTTTTCATAACCTGCCGGATATGGTACACCTAATTTGCGCATAGCGTTTATTTTTGCGCGGGTTGATGTCGTATCCAGGTTTTGGGTTATCAGCCAGTCGTAATTAGGCATGATACTTCCCGGCGACATCAGGCGCGGATCCATCAGGTGATTGTAGTGCCAGGCGTTACCATATTTTTGACCTTCGCGGGCCAGGTCGGGCCCGGTACGTTTTGATCCCCATAAAAACGGGTGATCGTACACAAATTCGCCGGCCTTGCTATATTCCCCATACCGTTCTGTTTCGGACCTGAAAGGGCGGATAGTTTGCGAGTGGCAGCCAACACAACCCTCGCGGATGTATAAGTCGCGGCCCTGAAGTTCAAGTGGTGTATAAGGTTTTACAGCGGCAATGGTTGGGATATTTGAAGATACCGTTAACGTTGGCATCAATTCGATAAAAGTACCTACAAGGATAACCAACAGGGCAGCAATGAGCATTTGTATGGGCTTACGTTCCAGCCTGCGGTGCCAGCTGTTTTCCCTCGCAATCATATGAACGGGCTCAAGTGGCATTGCCTGCGCTGCTTCATCAGCAACCAGCTTGCCTTGCAAGGCTGTGCGGGTAAGGTTATAAGCCATTACTATTACACCCAATAAATACATAGCGCCGCCTGCAGACCGCATCATGTGCATTGGTAATATCTGCAAGGTAGACTCCAAAAAGTTTGGATATTTCAGCATGCCTTCGGCGGTAAACTCTTTCAGCATCAGGCTTTGTGTAAAACCGGCCCAGTACATGGGTATGGCATAAAATAGGATACCCAGTGTGCCTATCCAGAAGTGGAAGGAAGCCATTTTTTTGGAGAACAGCTCTGTTTTATAAATACGTGGGATTAACCAGTACAGGATAGCAAAGGTTAAGAAACCATTCCAGCCTAAAGCGCCAACGTGCACGTGTGCAATAATCCAGTCGCTAAAGTGCGCTATACCGTTTACTTGTTTAAGGGAAAGCATAGGGCCTTCAAAAGTGGCCATACCGTAGGCGGTTAAACCTACAACCATGAACTTCAGGATCACATCGTCCCTTACCTTATCCCATGAACCGCGCAGGGTTAACAATCCGTTTATCATACCGCCCCAGCTTGGCGCTATCAGCATAATAGAAAAAGCTACGCCTAATGATTGTGCCCAGCCGGGTAAGGTGGTATATAAAAGATGGTGAGGGCCGGCCCATATATAGATAAATATAAGCGCCCAAAAGTGCAGGATACTTAATTTATAAGAGTAAATAGGGCGGTTGGCCATTTTGGGCAAAAAGTAATACATCATACCCAGGTAAGGGGTAGTCAGGAAAAACGCGACTGCGTTATGGCCATACCACCATTGTACCAGGGCATCCTGAACGCCGGCATAAACCATATAGCTTTTAAATGCAGATACCGGTAACTCAAATGAGTTTACAATGTGTAACACGGCTATGGTAACAAACGTGGCTATGTAAAACCAAATGGCTACGTATAAGTGCCTTTCGCGGCGTTTAAATATAGTGCCAAACATGTTCCAGCCAAACACAACCCAAATTATGGTGATGGCGATATCTATAGGCCATTCCAGTTCGGCATATTCATGTGATGTGGTTAAACCTAAGGGAAGTGTAATTACTGCCGATAAAATAATAAGCTGCCAACCCCAGAAATGGATTTGGCTAAGTACATCGCTAAACATCCTTGCCTTGAGCAGGCGTTGCAACGAGTAATAAACGCCCATAAAAATGGCATTGCCCACAAAGGCAAATATTACCGCGTTGGTGTGTAACGGGCGGATACGACCGTATGTAGTGTACTGGTTACCCATGTTGGCGGCCGGGTGATAAAGCTGAATGGCTACAATTAAGCCTACAGTCATGCCGATTATCCCCCAGATTACGGTAGCGATACCAAAATTCCGGACGATTTTGTTGTCATAGTAAAATTTTTCGGGCTGCATAAAATGTTGTCTTTTTATGGGTGTAAAATTATTGATGTGCAATGGGTGACAGAATGATGACAGTTTGCTTTAAATATGATTAACATCACTTTTTATCGGCCTCGGCATCGTCATCATCAAGCAGGATACGCATGGAGGGTGTGTACAGATCATCATTTTGACCGCTGCGCTGCGCCCAAAAAAAGGCGGCTAAAAATATCAGCGCAAGCAAAACGCTGCAGC is drawn from Mucilaginibacter ginsenosidivorax and contains these coding sequences:
- a CDS encoding cbb3-type cytochrome c oxidase N-terminal domain-containing protein, with the translated sequence MKYQRIILISAFVLFIQPVMADGLIPGDVMNYIAYGVVVGMLLLFLIAMLVLVKTFNVLARVMLKQQGLSEAEIAEQMNPVKEKKARKPKAEVWQKLLSLRPLEEEHELLIQHDYDGIQELDNPIPGWFMYLFYGTIIFGAGYLLNYHVFKTGQLQYAEYKTEMAQADIEKKAFLSKAANRVDENTVKLVKDPAVLAAGEGIFKANCVACHGDHAQGNVGPNLTDDFWLHGSKINDLFKTIKYGVLAKGMPTWEKQLSPKQIADVANYVKSLHGTHPAGAKEPQGTKETDTDDKLAANK
- the ccoG gene encoding cytochrome c oxidase accessory protein CcoG — protein: MDGLLVAKETNKRKWIYPLIRKGKLYKWRSWISYGYLLLFFAGPLIRINGQPLLLLNFMERRFVILGQVFWPQDIFLFVLASLVFVVCVVLFTIAFGRVFCGWICPQTIFMEMFFRKIENWIEGDGSKQKKLDAGPWNREKILKKGSKHFLFIIFSFLIANTFLAYLVGSDVLFKIITEPVELHLVGFLSIWVFTIVFYLVYSQVRELVCTVVCPYGRLQGVLLDRDTLVVAYDEVRGEPRGKLSKTSDNSAKGDCVDCGLCVSVCPTGIDIRHGTQMECINCTACIDVCNEVMDKIHKPLNLVGFYSENMIHKQQKPSFTGRMMGYSGIIAVLMTVLCYFIFSRADMDLAVMRSAGMLYQEQKGGLVSNIYNAEVINKSNQSRDIVIQPDDPAIKIKYIQAPGKVAAGASVKTVFFLLIPASHISSAKTDVKINLLLNNKVIQTVSTAFVGPSND
- a CDS encoding YoaK family protein, whose protein sequence is MLRHLGTKRTYNHNVKLASLLGLTAGFVNAAGFLGFSVLTTNVTGHAALFAEQIALQNWQTARVIALWMFLFLAGAFVSSFIVSRIGKNQQYSYVIPILIEITILLSVALFGYRYDHSLVGKEIFAGSLLFAMGLQNALVSMVSGSVVRTTHLTGTFTDLGIELAQFFRHKAEDRTALKAKIKLRVAIIFFFMCGALAGAYIFRWLHFYCFLVPVIILIYTLLYDIFRIAVKQYYRSLQGRLKKSI
- a CDS encoding FixH family protein, whose protein sequence is MNWGKGIVAGMAMFMLFIIFMCVRMFALPADEYDHHYYEKGLNFDKDYAKEKQVVTDHAQPAIQVNGKLVNITFTAPATGSIKFIRPSSQALDKTFPINTELDRVANVSATSLVKGRWHIVLEWQSNRKPYLYEKEVDIE
- the ccoS gene encoding cbb3-type cytochrome oxidase assembly protein CcoS gives rise to the protein MNIIYFLIGCSVLLALIFLAAFFWAQRSGQNDDLYTPSMRILLDDDDAEADKK
- the ccoN gene encoding cytochrome-c oxidase, cbb3-type subunit I; amino-acid sequence: MQPEKFYYDNKIVRNFGIATVIWGIIGMTVGLIVAIQLYHPAANMGNQYTTYGRIRPLHTNAVIFAFVGNAIFMGVYYSLQRLLKARMFSDVLSQIHFWGWQLIILSAVITLPLGLTTSHEYAELEWPIDIAITIIWVVFGWNMFGTIFKRRERHLYVAIWFYIATFVTIAVLHIVNSFELPVSAFKSYMVYAGVQDALVQWWYGHNAVAFFLTTPYLGMMYYFLPKMANRPIYSYKLSILHFWALIFIYIWAGPHHLLYTTLPGWAQSLGVAFSIMLIAPSWGGMINGLLTLRGSWDKVRDDVILKFMVVGLTAYGMATFEGPMLSLKQVNGIAHFSDWIIAHVHVGALGWNGFLTFAILYWLIPRIYKTELFSKKMASFHFWIGTLGILFYAIPMYWAGFTQSLMLKEFTAEGMLKYPNFLESTLQILPMHMMRSAGGAMYLLGVIVMAYNLTRTALQGKLVADEAAQAMPLEPVHMIARENSWHRRLERKPIQMLIAALLVILVGTFIELMPTLTVSSNIPTIAAVKPYTPLELQGRDLYIREGCVGCHSQTIRPFRSETERYGEYSKAGEFVYDHPFLWGSKRTGPDLAREGQKYGNAWHYNHLMDPRLMSPGSIMPNYDWLITQNLDTTSTRAKINAMRKLGVPYPAGYENIANQDLEKQEKEIRDNLYADHIKVKSNKEIIALIAYLQRLGTDIKANKTANK
- a CDS encoding sulfite exporter TauE/SafE family protein, whose product is MSNNQVAFFIGLFGSVHCIGMCGPLAFAVPSFHSKWWMVVVDKFVYNAGRVITYTLLGLLIGLLGRQLWLAGLQQSVAVISGILIIMAGFSRMFKVRFSQSKLMPKMLAPINKLIGFALKHKAGHFAVGLLNGFLPCGFVYLALIGAVNTDSVYASAQYMFWFGVGTFPLMLLATVSMGFIGPQVRRRINMAMPYLMVCLGLWFVLRGLGLDIPYLSPAKQSQGITNCH